A DNA window from bacterium contains the following coding sequences:
- a CDS encoding histidine kinase has translation MTSRIRNGIGAVLSGSALALLYLNCAAWFDMPGKPAVWIVALGGAAGLTGALLMRLLDEPRESAKPTPVEPVVPGVPWQVNRLFLFNTLHHAAALTVADPERARTVIEKLAEYLRLVHELNHHPDTLLNLEIRCAGMFLALERMRFGDRLRVTEAVADDCLEYAVPSLMLQPLAAWAVRSGVELDDRPVEVTLKAWQTGREILLEVRHDGRGISDPARRQRLLDELGFRELERSLQQRFGADTALEVMASEPTGECARIRLKWEDAAG, from the coding sequence ATGACATCCAGGATCCGTAATGGAATCGGCGCGGTCTTATCCGGTTCAGCCCTCGCCCTGCTGTATCTGAACTGTGCGGCCTGGTTTGACATGCCCGGCAAGCCGGCTGTGTGGATTGTGGCCCTGGGCGGCGCTGCCGGCTTGACGGGCGCTTTGCTGATGCGCCTCCTCGATGAACCTAGAGAAAGCGCGAAACCGACACCGGTGGAACCGGTCGTACCCGGTGTGCCGTGGCAGGTGAACCGGTTATTCCTCTTCAATACGCTCCATCATGCCGCAGCCTTGACGGTGGCCGATCCCGAGCGGGCACGGACGGTCATCGAAAAACTGGCTGAGTATCTCCGCCTCGTTCATGAGTTGAATCACCATCCGGATACCCTGCTCAACCTCGAGATCCGTTGCGCCGGGATGTTTCTCGCCCTCGAACGCATGCGCTTCGGCGATCGGCTGCGCGTAACCGAAGCGGTGGCGGACGATTGTCTCGAGTACGCTGTTCCCAGCTTGATGCTGCAGCCGCTCGCAGCCTGGGCAGTACGCAGCGGAGTGGAGCTTGACGACAGGCCGGTGGAGGTGACGCTTAAGGCATGGCAAACCGGCAGGGAGATCCTGCTCGAGGTCCGGCACGACGGCCGGGGCATCAGCGATCCGGCGCGGCGGCAGCGGCTGCTGGACGAACTCGGTTTTCGCGAACTGGAGCGGTCGCTGCAGCAGCGATTTGGCGCCGATACGGCGCTTGAAGTTATGGCGAGTGAACCGACTGGAGAATGCGCGCGCATCCGTTTGAAATGGGAGGATGCAGCCGGCTGA